One segment of Manihot esculenta cultivar AM560-2 chromosome 4, M.esculenta_v8, whole genome shotgun sequence DNA contains the following:
- the LOC110613067 gene encoding serine/threonine-protein kinase D6PKL2: MEPCPDDLADDLQSLSFASTATTTITTTTLHRSTSSGSSSATLTPAPSTHTSFSSKSVKHQPALSLSDLRFSVRLGSGDIGSVYLAELKKPDSTVTTTDCLLFAAKVMDKKELVSRSKEGRARTEREILEMLDHPFLPALYASIDSQRWLCLLTEFCPGGDLHVLRQRQPLKRFEETAVRFYASEVVVALEYLHMMGIVYRDLKPENVLVRSDGHIMLTDFDLSLKCDDSTSTPLIITNQNPHISLPKSDYPIDQPPFTSSSCIIPNCIVPAVSCFHPRRKRKKKTGNRGGPEFVAEPIDVRSMSFVGTHEYLAPEIVSGEGHGSPVDWWTLGIFMFELFYGVTPFRGVDHELTLANIVARALEFPKEPAIPAAAKDLISQLLVKDPARRLGSTMGASAIKHHPFFQGVNWALLRCTRPPYIPPPFTKEIVSDESCPETPVEYY, translated from the exons ATGGAGCCATGTCCCGACGACTTGGCCGACGACCTCCAAAGCCTGAGTTTCGCCTCCACCGCTACTACCACTATTACAACCACCACCCTCCACCGTAGCACAAGCTCTGGGTCCTCCTCCGCTACACTCACTCCAGCTCCCTCCACTCACACATCCTTCTCTTCTAAGTCCGTGAAACACCAACCGGCCCTTTCTCTCTCTGATCTTCGCTTCTCCGTCCGTCTCGGCTCCGGGGACATTGGCTCCGTCTACCTGGCTGAACTGAAGAAACCTGACTCTACCGTGACGACTACTGATTGTCTACTTTTTGCGGCGAAGGTTATGGATAAGAAGGAGTTGGTGAGTAGAAGCAAGGAAGGCAGGGCTAGGACAGAGAGGGAAATTTTGGAAATGTTGGATCATCCTTTCTTGCCCGCGCTCTACGCGAGTATTGACTCACAGAGGTGGCTTTGTTTGCTCACTGAGTTCTGTCCCGGAGGCGACCTTCACGTCCTCCGCCAACGTCAGCCACTAAAACGGTTCGAAGAAACCGCCGTCAG gTTTTATGCCTCAGAAGTAGTGGTAGCTTTGGAGTATCTTCACATGATGGGAATTGTTTACCGTGATCTTAAGCCAGAAAACGTATTGGTTCGATCGGACGGTCACATAATGCTCACTGATTTTGACCTCTCACTAAAATGTGATGATTCTACATCAACTCCTCTGATCATCACTAACCAAAACCCACATATTTCATTACCAAAAAGTGACTACCCCATTGATCAGCCTCCCTTCACTTCCTCTTCCTGCATTATCCCTAACTGTATAGTTCCAGCTGTATCTTGCTTCCATCCAAGACGCAAACGCAAAAAGAAGACAGGCAACAGAGGTGGACCTGAGTTTGTAGCTGAACCCATTGATGTCAGATCCATGTCGTTTGTGGGGACCCATGAGTACTTAGCACCGGAGATTGTCTCCGGAGAAGGCCATGGTAGTCCTGTGGATTGGTGGACACTAGGGATATTTATGTTTGAACTATTCTATGGCGTCACGCCCTTCAGAGGTGTGGACCACGAGTTAACCTTAGCTAATATTGTAGCTAGAGCTTTGGAGTTTCCTAAAGAACCTGCCATCCCTGCTGCAGCCAAGGACTTAATTTCACAACTATTAGTTAAAGATCCTGCTAGGAGATTGGGCTCTACCATGGGGGCATCTGCTATTAAGCATCATCCTTTCTTTCAAGGAGTGAACTGGGCGTTATTGAGATGTACACGCCCACCTTATATTCCTCCTCCATTTACCAAAGAAATTGTATCAGATGAAAGTTGTCCTGAGACACCAGTGGAAtattattag